Proteins from a genomic interval of Diospyros lotus cultivar Yz01 chromosome 6, ASM1463336v1, whole genome shotgun sequence:
- the LOC127803182 gene encoding DNA repair protein UVH3 isoform X4 yields MGVHGLWELLAPVGRRVSVETVSGKKLAIDASIWMIQFMKAMRDDKGEMVRNAHLLGFFRRICKLLFLRTKPVFVFDGGTPALKRRTVIARRRQRENAQAKIRKTAEKLLLNHLKAMRLKEVSKDLESQRQKHDSKGKNVMTNQMEMEGDNMGGNNIAPFSCNQEALDEMLAASLAAEEDGDFIVNASTSGEGIHIEEKEVDEDEDDDEEMVLPAMNGKVDPAVLAALPPSMQLDLLVQMREKLMAENRQKYQKVKKVPSKFSELQIEAYLKTVAFRREIDEVQKSASGKAVGGVQTSRVASEANREFIFSSSFTGDKQVLASAGVERNSEKLHQTPFEPPPLASLDSIASTKSIDEDPGRVLDDIKTYLDERGCLRVSRMRAMGIRMTRDLQRNLDLMKESEQEGVQGKHDTDNECVPNNHAVSVSGTLPEIQHKGTSVQLDNSNGQSISKIANPIEISFEDDGGHEHLDGDDPVFAHLVAGDPVMVSSADDSPLKEHSCDPDSDCDWEAGVIEERGGTSTHHIKEKTLSLPEGDSPGESEVEWENGDGEPDLKFAFSSYSEARKTASKGVLEEEADFQEAIRRSLEDFSGKKSDAASSEDEKLKEPGELAGETTGLGSVSHENNKAGYKIHPENVMHTDKSCYEVDTKVQHLDSETKLDILNTDDSARELLSPSVVVKPDSLEGPLDKAGKRVLVSEAGPFPRDASECENLLGEIRHDESTIPVEEKGGHLTVEQPISNKSNAPDQVLLNKSNAADQVSTCASSSYVVNLQVPDTLLGETPHIICSDVQQNAAADCHAIERSEQGESSVKESCNNGSIQNLPAEKNHADFAMKKGEDMEEFTSQDDKEQPIEVTNASLEEEMLKLSKERRDLGDEQRKLERNAESVSSEMFAECQELLQMFGLPYIIAPMEAEAQCAYLELANLVDGVVTDDSDVFLFGARSIYKNMFDDRKYVETYLMKDIENELGLTREKLIRMALLLGSDYTEGVSGIGIVNAIEVVNAFPEEDGLRKFREWIESPDPTILGKFDVQTRSTLNKGASTVSNDMTCSDGNKDGLTANDRIVPQSMDYNHKMKQIFMDKHRNVSKNWDIPSSFPNNAVIFEYASPQVDKSTEPFSWGKPDPFLLRKLCWEKFGWSTQKADELILPVLKEYNKHETQLRLEAFYTFNERFAKIRSKRIKKAVSGIAGNISIELTDDVVEDVSKTTKKRRVSPREHVEDKSEKPFSGQEDCVSKGQSNPQRSTMKRSRRRKHEELVPSEETATHMRMQAEGVQNTRQGMSARGQRRGRETGQALGSSRRKKNPGHSYHESISNDGSDSDYEQEVQVEKLEGTQGVRKGIENELGLTREKLIRMALLIGSDYTEGVSGIGIVNAIEVVNTFPEEDVLRKFREWIESPDPTILGKFDVQTRSTLNKGASTVSNDMTCSDGNKDGLTANDRIVPQSMDYKQS; encoded by the exons ATGGGTGTCCACGGCCTCTGGGAACTGCTCGCCCCCGTCGGCCGCCGCGTCTCCGTCGAGACCGTCTCCGGGAAAAAGCTGGCAATCG ATGCTAGTATATGGATGATACAGTTCATGAAGGCGATGCGAGACGACAAAGGCGAGATGGTGAGGAATGCTCATCTATTGGGCTTCTTTCGCCGAATCTGCAAGCTACTATTCCTCCGTACGAAGCCCGTCTTCGTCTTCGACGGTGGCACGCCTGCTCTGAAGCGCCGGACTGTCATCGCCCGTCGCAGACAGCGTGAAAATGCCCAGGCCAAGATCCGCAAAACCGCCGAGAAATTGCTCCTCAACCAC CTCAAGGCCATGAGATTGAAGGAAGTGTCAAAAGATCTTGAAAGCCAGAGACAGAAGCATGATTCCAAGGGTAAAAATGTTATGACAAATCAAATGGAAATGGAAGGTGACAATATGGGGGGAAATAATATTGCGCCATTTAGTTGCAACCAGGAAGCACTAGATGAGAT GTTGGCAGCATCACTAGCAGCAGAGGAAGATGGCGATTTTATCGTCAATGCATCAACCTCTGGTGAGGGGATTCATATAGAAGAAAAGGAAgttgatgaagatgaagatgatgatgaagagaTGGTACTA CCAGCAATGAATGGAAAAGTTGATCCTGCTGTTCTAGCTGCTTTGCCTCCATCAATGCAACTTGATCTTCTTGTTCAG atgagagagaaattgaTGGCAGAGAATAGGCAGAAATATCAAAAGGTGAAAAAG GTCCCCTCCAAATTTTCAGAATTGCAAATAGAGGCCTATCTAAAAACTGTGGCTTTCCGCCGGGAGATAGATGAAGTGCAGAAATCTGCTTCAGGGAAGGCTGTAGGTGGTGTCCAGACTTCACGGGTAGCCTCTGAGGCCAATAGAGAGttcattttttcttcatctttcaCTGGTGATAAACA AGTTCTTGCATCTGCTGGAGTAGAGAGGAACTCTGAGAAGCTACATCAGACACCATTCGAACCTCCTCCTTTAGCGTCTCTGGACAGTATTGCGTCAACCAAGTCCATTGATGAAGATCCTGGAAGGGTATTGGATGATATTAAGACATATCTAGATGAGAGAGGATGTCTTCGAGTTAGTAGAATGAGGGCTATGGGAATTCGCATGACTCGAGATCTACAAAGAAATTTGGATTTAATGAAAGAGTCTGAACAGGAAGGAGTGCAAGGAAAACATGACACAGATAATGAGTGTGTCCCTAATAACCATGCTGTCAGTGTCTCAGGAACACTTCCAGAAATCCAGCACAAGGGAACTTCTGTTCAGTTGGATAATAGCAATGGGCAGTCTATATCTAAGATTGCAAATCCAATAGAGATATCCTTCGAGGATGATGGTGGCCATGAACATTTGGATGGTGATGACCCTGTATTTGCTCATTTGGTAGCAGGAGATCCAGTAATGGTCTCTTCAGCTGATGATAGCCCCTTAAAGGAACATTCATGCGATCCTGATTCAGATTGTGATTGGGAGGCTGGAGTTATTGAAGAGAGGGGTGGCACTTCTACACATCACATCAAGGAGAAAACACTATCTCTTCCTGAAGGTGACAGTCCTGGTGAAAGTGAAGTGGAATGGGAGAATGGAGATGGAGAACCTGATCTTAAATTTGCTTTCTCATCTTATTCTGAGGCCAGAAAAACTGCCTCAAAAGGTGTTTTGGAAGAAGAAGCTGATTTCCAGGAAGCTATACGGAGAAGTCTAGAGGATTTTAGTGGAAAAAAGTCTGATGCTGCATCATCTGAAGATGAGAAATTAAAAGAGCCTGGGGAATTGGCTGGCGAGACTACAGGTCTTGGGTCTGTTAGTCATGAAAATAACAAGGCTGGATATAAAATACACCCAGAGAATGTAATGCATACTGATAAATCATGTTATGAAGTTGATACTAAAGTTCAGCACCTGGATAGTGAGACCAAATTGGACATATTAAATACTGATGATTCTGCTAGGGAACTGTTATCACCAAGTGTGGTAGTTAAACCTGATAGCTTGGAAGGACCACTTGATAAAGCAGGTAAAAGGGTCCTGGTTTCCGAGGCTGGTCCTTTTCCAAGAGATGCAAGTGAATGTGAAAATTTACTTGGAGAAATTCGACATGATGAATCAACCATTCCTGTTGAAGAAAAGGGTGGCCACTTGACTGTGGAGCAGCCGATCTCAAATAAATCTAATGCTCCTGACCAGGTACTCTTGAACAAATCTAATGCCGCTGATCAGGTGTCCACCTGTGCCAGTAGTTCTTATGTGGTTAATCTTCAGGTTCCTGATACATTGTTGGGTGAGACACCTCATATCATTTGTTCTGATGTTCAACAAAATGCTGCAGCGGACTGCCATGCAATAGAGAGATCAGAACAGGGAGAATCTTCTGTTAAAGAATCATGTAATAATGGCTCTATCCAAAATTTACCTGCAGAAAAAAATCATGCTGATTTTGCAATGAAGAAAGGGGAGGATATGGAAGAATTTACATCTCAGGATGACAAAGAACAGCCAATTGAAGTTACCAATGCTAGTCTGGAGGAGGAAATGCTAAAATTGAGTAAAGAACGCAGAGATCTAGGAGATGAGCAGAGAAAGCTCGAGCGGAATGCAGAGTCTGTCAGCAGTGAAATGTTTGCAGAATGCCAG GAGCTTCTCCAAATGTTTGGCTTGCCATATATTATTGCACCGATGGAGGCTGAAGCACAGTGTGCATACCTGGAACTTGCAAACCTTGTAGATGGTGTGGTTACCGATGATTCTGATGTGTTCTTGTTTGGGGCACgaagtatttataaaaatatgtttgatgacCGGAAATATGTTGAGACCTACCTCATGAAG GACATAGAAAATGAGCTTGGCCTAACCCGTGAGAAATTGATCCGTATGGCACTGCTTCTTGGGAGTGATTATACTGAAGGTGTAAG TGGGATTGGCATTGTGAATGCTATTGAAGTTGTGAACGCATTTCCTGAGGAAGATGGCCTTCGTAAGTTTCGAGAATGGATTGAATCACCTGATCCAACCATACTAGGGAAGTTTGATGTGCAAACCAGATCTACTTTAAATAAAGGAGCATCAACAGTTAGCAATGATATGACTTGTTCAGATGGCAACAAGGATGGACTCACTGCAAATGACAGAATTGTTCCACAATCCATGGATTACAATCATAAGATGAAGCAGATCTTCATGGATAAGCAT AGAAATGTGAGCAAAAATTGGGACATACCCTCTTCTTTTCCCAACAATGCAGTAATTTTTGAATATGCTTCTCCACAAGTGGACAAGTCAACAGAGCCATTCTCATGGGGAAAGCCAGATCCTTTTCTTCTTCGCAA GTTGTGTTGGGAAAAATTTGGGTGGAGTACGCAAAAGGCTGATGAGTTGATCCTACCTGTTCTGAAGGAGTACAACAAACACGAG ACTCAACTGCGGTTGGAAGCATTTTACACTTTCAATGAGAGATTTGCAAAAATTCGTAGTAAGAGGATTAAAAAGGCTGTTAGTGGAATTGCTGGGAACATTTCCATAGAGTTGACAGATGATGTCGTGGAAGATGTTTCGAAGActacaaagaaaagaagagtaaGCCCCCGAGAACATGTGGAGGACAAGTCAGAGAAACCTTTTAGTGGACAGGAGGATTGTGTCTCTAAAGGTCAGAGCAACCCACAGAGATCAACTATGAAGCGGTCAAGGAGGAGGAAGCATGAAGAACTTGTACCATCTGAAGAAACAGCCACACATATGCGAATGCAGGCAGAAGGCGTTCAAAATACAAGACAAGGGATGAGTGCAAGGGGACAAAGACGGGGACGGGAGACAGGCCAAGCCTTGGGAAGCAGTAGGAGGAAAAAGAACCCTGGTCATTCATATCATGAGAGCATTTCTAATGATGGAAGCGATAGTGATTACGAACAGGAAGTGCAAGTTGAAAAGTTAGAAGGAACCCAAGGAGTACGGAAG
- the LOC127803182 gene encoding DNA repair protein UVH3 isoform X1, which produces MGVHGLWELLAPVGRRVSVETVSGKKLAIDASIWMIQFMKAMRDDKGEMVRNAHLLGFFRRICKLLFLRTKPVFVFDGGTPALKRRTVIARRRQRENAQAKIRKTAEKLLLNHLKAMRLKEVSKDLESQRQKHDSKGKNVMTNQMEMEGDNMGGNNIAPFSCNQEALDEMLAASLAAEEDGDFIVNASTSGEGIHIEEKEVDEDEDDDEEMVLPAMNGKVDPAVLAALPPSMQLDLLVQMREKLMAENRQKYQKVKKVPSKFSELQIEAYLKTVAFRREIDEVQKSASGKAVGGVQTSRVASEANREFIFSSSFTGDKQVLASAGVERNSEKLHQTPFEPPPLASLDSIASTKSIDEDPGRVLDDIKTYLDERGCLRVSRMRAMGIRMTRDLQRNLDLMKESEQEGVQGKHDTDNECVPNNHAVSVSGTLPEIQHKGTSVQLDNSNGQSISKIANPIEISFEDDGGHEHLDGDDPVFAHLVAGDPVMVSSADDSPLKEHSCDPDSDCDWEAGVIEERGGTSTHHIKEKTLSLPEGDSPGESEVEWENGDGEPDLKFAFSSYSEARKTASKGVLEEEADFQEAIRRSLEDFSGKKSDAASSEDEKLKEPGELAGETTGLGSVSHENNKAGYKIHPENVMHTDKSCYEVDTKVQHLDSETKLDILNTDDSARELLSPSVVVKPDSLEGPLDKAGKRVLVSEAGPFPRDASECENLLGEIRHDESTIPVEEKGGHLTVEQPISNKSNAPDQVLLNKSNAADQVSTCASSSYVVNLQVPDTLLGETPHIICSDVQQNAAADCHAIERSEQGESSVKESCNNGSIQNLPAEKNHADFAMKKGEDMEEFTSQDDKEQPIEVTNASLEEEMLKLSKERRDLGDEQRKLERNAESVSSEMFAECQELLQMFGLPYIIAPMEAEAQCAYLELANLVDGVVTDDSDVFLFGARSIYKNMFDDRKYVETYLMKDIENELGLTREKLIRMALLLGSDYTEGVSGIGIVNAIEVVNAFPEEDGLRKFREWIESPDPTILGKFDVQTRSTLNKGASTVSNDMTCSDGNKDGLTANDRIVPQSMDYNHKMKQIFMDKHRNVSKNWDIPSSFPNNAVIFEYASPQVDKSTEPFSWGKPDPFLLRKLCWEKFGWSTQKADELILPVLKEYNKHETQLRLEAFYTFNERFAKIRSKRIKKAVSGIAGNISIELTDDVVEDVSKTTKKRRVSPREHVEDKSEKPFSGQEDCVSKGQSNPQRSTMKRSRRRKHEELVPSEETATHMRMQAEGVQNTRQGMSARGQRRGRETGQALGSSRRKKNPGHSYHESISNDGSDSDYEQEVQVEKLEGTQGVRKSTRARKAVKYTLEVEIDEAGKGDEDEDNCTGEEAVQQELSEDHDLTRDAEAGPSETDQDKVDDPSCLDHSSWDYLQTGGGGFCIDGAEIELERGQPSAGQNGDPLVEAELSKAYLKMGGGFCADEDGGTEDPDELPSRPPTACTSDDTNPAHFDNHVVEADLDTSPVQLVSSATRASDEFQDRLRTEAFDDGKQDSDHLAHMTSDDNSSLARSPQESIRADDSSTAPANNSLRAMPYLRRKRRKG; this is translated from the exons ATGGGTGTCCACGGCCTCTGGGAACTGCTCGCCCCCGTCGGCCGCCGCGTCTCCGTCGAGACCGTCTCCGGGAAAAAGCTGGCAATCG ATGCTAGTATATGGATGATACAGTTCATGAAGGCGATGCGAGACGACAAAGGCGAGATGGTGAGGAATGCTCATCTATTGGGCTTCTTTCGCCGAATCTGCAAGCTACTATTCCTCCGTACGAAGCCCGTCTTCGTCTTCGACGGTGGCACGCCTGCTCTGAAGCGCCGGACTGTCATCGCCCGTCGCAGACAGCGTGAAAATGCCCAGGCCAAGATCCGCAAAACCGCCGAGAAATTGCTCCTCAACCAC CTCAAGGCCATGAGATTGAAGGAAGTGTCAAAAGATCTTGAAAGCCAGAGACAGAAGCATGATTCCAAGGGTAAAAATGTTATGACAAATCAAATGGAAATGGAAGGTGACAATATGGGGGGAAATAATATTGCGCCATTTAGTTGCAACCAGGAAGCACTAGATGAGAT GTTGGCAGCATCACTAGCAGCAGAGGAAGATGGCGATTTTATCGTCAATGCATCAACCTCTGGTGAGGGGATTCATATAGAAGAAAAGGAAgttgatgaagatgaagatgatgatgaagagaTGGTACTA CCAGCAATGAATGGAAAAGTTGATCCTGCTGTTCTAGCTGCTTTGCCTCCATCAATGCAACTTGATCTTCTTGTTCAG atgagagagaaattgaTGGCAGAGAATAGGCAGAAATATCAAAAGGTGAAAAAG GTCCCCTCCAAATTTTCAGAATTGCAAATAGAGGCCTATCTAAAAACTGTGGCTTTCCGCCGGGAGATAGATGAAGTGCAGAAATCTGCTTCAGGGAAGGCTGTAGGTGGTGTCCAGACTTCACGGGTAGCCTCTGAGGCCAATAGAGAGttcattttttcttcatctttcaCTGGTGATAAACA AGTTCTTGCATCTGCTGGAGTAGAGAGGAACTCTGAGAAGCTACATCAGACACCATTCGAACCTCCTCCTTTAGCGTCTCTGGACAGTATTGCGTCAACCAAGTCCATTGATGAAGATCCTGGAAGGGTATTGGATGATATTAAGACATATCTAGATGAGAGAGGATGTCTTCGAGTTAGTAGAATGAGGGCTATGGGAATTCGCATGACTCGAGATCTACAAAGAAATTTGGATTTAATGAAAGAGTCTGAACAGGAAGGAGTGCAAGGAAAACATGACACAGATAATGAGTGTGTCCCTAATAACCATGCTGTCAGTGTCTCAGGAACACTTCCAGAAATCCAGCACAAGGGAACTTCTGTTCAGTTGGATAATAGCAATGGGCAGTCTATATCTAAGATTGCAAATCCAATAGAGATATCCTTCGAGGATGATGGTGGCCATGAACATTTGGATGGTGATGACCCTGTATTTGCTCATTTGGTAGCAGGAGATCCAGTAATGGTCTCTTCAGCTGATGATAGCCCCTTAAAGGAACATTCATGCGATCCTGATTCAGATTGTGATTGGGAGGCTGGAGTTATTGAAGAGAGGGGTGGCACTTCTACACATCACATCAAGGAGAAAACACTATCTCTTCCTGAAGGTGACAGTCCTGGTGAAAGTGAAGTGGAATGGGAGAATGGAGATGGAGAACCTGATCTTAAATTTGCTTTCTCATCTTATTCTGAGGCCAGAAAAACTGCCTCAAAAGGTGTTTTGGAAGAAGAAGCTGATTTCCAGGAAGCTATACGGAGAAGTCTAGAGGATTTTAGTGGAAAAAAGTCTGATGCTGCATCATCTGAAGATGAGAAATTAAAAGAGCCTGGGGAATTGGCTGGCGAGACTACAGGTCTTGGGTCTGTTAGTCATGAAAATAACAAGGCTGGATATAAAATACACCCAGAGAATGTAATGCATACTGATAAATCATGTTATGAAGTTGATACTAAAGTTCAGCACCTGGATAGTGAGACCAAATTGGACATATTAAATACTGATGATTCTGCTAGGGAACTGTTATCACCAAGTGTGGTAGTTAAACCTGATAGCTTGGAAGGACCACTTGATAAAGCAGGTAAAAGGGTCCTGGTTTCCGAGGCTGGTCCTTTTCCAAGAGATGCAAGTGAATGTGAAAATTTACTTGGAGAAATTCGACATGATGAATCAACCATTCCTGTTGAAGAAAAGGGTGGCCACTTGACTGTGGAGCAGCCGATCTCAAATAAATCTAATGCTCCTGACCAGGTACTCTTGAACAAATCTAATGCCGCTGATCAGGTGTCCACCTGTGCCAGTAGTTCTTATGTGGTTAATCTTCAGGTTCCTGATACATTGTTGGGTGAGACACCTCATATCATTTGTTCTGATGTTCAACAAAATGCTGCAGCGGACTGCCATGCAATAGAGAGATCAGAACAGGGAGAATCTTCTGTTAAAGAATCATGTAATAATGGCTCTATCCAAAATTTACCTGCAGAAAAAAATCATGCTGATTTTGCAATGAAGAAAGGGGAGGATATGGAAGAATTTACATCTCAGGATGACAAAGAACAGCCAATTGAAGTTACCAATGCTAGTCTGGAGGAGGAAATGCTAAAATTGAGTAAAGAACGCAGAGATCTAGGAGATGAGCAGAGAAAGCTCGAGCGGAATGCAGAGTCTGTCAGCAGTGAAATGTTTGCAGAATGCCAG GAGCTTCTCCAAATGTTTGGCTTGCCATATATTATTGCACCGATGGAGGCTGAAGCACAGTGTGCATACCTGGAACTTGCAAACCTTGTAGATGGTGTGGTTACCGATGATTCTGATGTGTTCTTGTTTGGGGCACgaagtatttataaaaatatgtttgatgacCGGAAATATGTTGAGACCTACCTCATGAAG GACATAGAAAATGAGCTTGGCCTAACCCGTGAGAAATTGATCCGTATGGCACTGCTTCTTGGGAGTGATTATACTGAAGGTGTAAG TGGGATTGGCATTGTGAATGCTATTGAAGTTGTGAACGCATTTCCTGAGGAAGATGGCCTTCGTAAGTTTCGAGAATGGATTGAATCACCTGATCCAACCATACTAGGGAAGTTTGATGTGCAAACCAGATCTACTTTAAATAAAGGAGCATCAACAGTTAGCAATGATATGACTTGTTCAGATGGCAACAAGGATGGACTCACTGCAAATGACAGAATTGTTCCACAATCCATGGATTACAATCATAAGATGAAGCAGATCTTCATGGATAAGCAT AGAAATGTGAGCAAAAATTGGGACATACCCTCTTCTTTTCCCAACAATGCAGTAATTTTTGAATATGCTTCTCCACAAGTGGACAAGTCAACAGAGCCATTCTCATGGGGAAAGCCAGATCCTTTTCTTCTTCGCAA GTTGTGTTGGGAAAAATTTGGGTGGAGTACGCAAAAGGCTGATGAGTTGATCCTACCTGTTCTGAAGGAGTACAACAAACACGAG ACTCAACTGCGGTTGGAAGCATTTTACACTTTCAATGAGAGATTTGCAAAAATTCGTAGTAAGAGGATTAAAAAGGCTGTTAGTGGAATTGCTGGGAACATTTCCATAGAGTTGACAGATGATGTCGTGGAAGATGTTTCGAAGActacaaagaaaagaagagtaaGCCCCCGAGAACATGTGGAGGACAAGTCAGAGAAACCTTTTAGTGGACAGGAGGATTGTGTCTCTAAAGGTCAGAGCAACCCACAGAGATCAACTATGAAGCGGTCAAGGAGGAGGAAGCATGAAGAACTTGTACCATCTGAAGAAACAGCCACACATATGCGAATGCAGGCAGAAGGCGTTCAAAATACAAGACAAGGGATGAGTGCAAGGGGACAAAGACGGGGACGGGAGACAGGCCAAGCCTTGGGAAGCAGTAGGAGGAAAAAGAACCCTGGTCATTCATATCATGAGAGCATTTCTAATGATGGAAGCGATAGTGATTACGAACAGGAAGTGCAAGTTGAAAAGTTAGAAGGAACCCAAGGAGTACGGAAG TCAACTCGAGCTCGGAAGGCAGTGAAATACACTCTGGAAGTGGAGATTGATGAAGCAGGTAAGGGAGACGAAGACGAAGATAACTGCACTGGTGAAGAGGCAGTGCAACAGGAGCTTTCCGAGGATCATGACTTAACTAGAGATGCTGAAGCCGGTCCTAGTGAGACGGACCAGGACAAAGTTGATGATCCTTCATGTTTGGACCACTCGAGTTGGGACTACCTTCAAACGGGAGGTGGTGGATTCTGCATAGATGGAGCTGAAATAGAACTTGAAAGAGGTCAACCAAGTGCTGGTCAGAATGGCGATCCTTTGGTCGAGGCAGAATTGTCGAAAGCATATCTTAAAATGGGGGGTGGGTTTTGCGCAGATGAAGACGGAGGAACGGAGGATCCAGATGAACTTCCTTCCAGGCCACCTACAGCTTGCACCAGTGACGATACCAACCCCGCTCATTTTGATAATCACGTGGTAGAAGCTGATCTTGATACCAGTCCAGTTCAGTTAGTTTCTAGCGCTACAAGGGCTTCCGACGAATTTCAGGATAGATTACGAACAGAAGCATTTGATGATGGCAAGCAGGATTCCGATCATTTAGCTCATATGACCAGTGATGATAATTCAAGTTTAGCAAGGTCTCCCCAAGAAAGCATCAGAGCAGATGATTCTTCGACAGCTCCTGCCAACAACTCTCTGCGGGCCATGCCCTACTTGAGAAGAAAGCGAAGGAAGGGTTGA